The sequence below is a genomic window from Zhongshania aliphaticivorans.
CAAGGCCGACAGAATCATTTTCAAAGAAACCCTCAGCCGCTTGGGTACACAGCTGCGGCTGCGTGAAATTGACGACGGTGAAATACTTCTCAATGAACTCGACCACAAAAAAAATGGCGAACTCCCCGATGTCATATTTCTAGACATCAGCATGCGACGAATGAATGGGAAGTCGGCTCTACAGTTCATCCGCGAAGATAAGCGCTACGATCACATTTATATCGTGATGCAAACTGTGTCCT
It includes:
- a CDS encoding response regulator translates to MTETRSPSFWIVDDSKADRIIFKETLSRLGTQLRLREIDDGEILLNELDHKKNGELPDVIFLDISMRRMNGKSALQFIREDKRYDHIYIVMQTVSYRERSECIALGADAFISKSTNFNSYLKKLAAVISDWREGA